GAAGGTTGGCTTCGTAAACCTCTTAGGGTATACAACTGATTGTAAATGATAATTATAAAGAAAGTATGAACACAGAAAATAAAGTTTTAAAAAGTAAACGTAAAATGTTATAACCGGTTTAAACAATGAAGCTCTGACTCAAACAGCCAGAGCTCCATGAAAATCATTCATTGCCAAAGTTTGAACCCATCATACCTGGCCCTCGGTTACCATCTTCACCATGACACGCATTATACATTGACTCTAGGTCATCATCAGACCAGTTTGGGTGCATTTGTTGCATAAACGGTAACATTTCTTCAAATTTAGGGACTCCATCTTCAAACCCAGGGAAACCATCTTCGCTAGCAGCTACAATCGATGCACCAGCCCCAAATACTAAACCTAGTGAAAGTACACCAATAATCATTTTTTTCATGTTTCATCATCTCCTTTGTTTTTCTACCTTCATTTTAACCACGAGAAATAAAGAAGGAATGAAGAAGATATGAAGAAGTTATGTAGATTTTCTTTCGCATGCTGACGCTATTGAATCGTATGATATACTTTTTTCAACAGATAAAAAAGTATAAGATTTTTGTCCTGGATAGTTGTCTAGCTCAGCGTCCTATCGACGTGAGAAACTTCCCTCACCTCGTCTACGATAAGTCGAGAATGAAAGGCTGACGTCTTTCAACTCTCCTTTATCTCACTCGGCTCAGTCCAGTTTTCATCGTCGGGAGCGACAAACGAAACTTCTTCGAACAAGCTGTGAGCTGTCTCGACGGATAAACTACGAAGCATAACTTGTAGAGGAAGAGACAAGGGCGCTTGCGCTTTTCTTATAATAGAATGGAGAGGGTCATTCATGGCGATAAAAGTGTTTATTGTAGAAGATGAACCGATGATCATTGAAGTTTTAAAAGCTTATCTCGAAAAGGCAAACTATGAAGTAGAATGGTCAGAAAACGGGAAAGAAGGCTTGGAGAGGATCAAGTCAACCAACCCAGACTTTATCATTCTCGATTTAATGTTACCGGATATGCCAGGTGAAGAAATTTGCAAGCAAATCCGCCAAACGTCAGATACACCGATCATGATGTTAACAGCAAAAACGCAAGAAGAGGATCGAATTGAGGGTATTGTCATTGGTGCAGATGATTACGTCACAAAACCGTTTAGTCCCCGTGAAGTGATTGTTCGGATGGAAGCGATATTACGTCGGACGAATACGTTGAATAAAATGGACGTCTTTTCTTTTAACGATAAAGAGCTAGTCATTGATATAAAAAAGAAAGAAGTCACTCTTGAGGGCGAATGGGTAGCCTTAACACCGATTGAATATAACTTATTAGTCGCAATGGCGAAGTACCCTGGCCGTGTATTTAGTCGTGCTGATTTATTAACGGGCATTCAAGACGACGGTTTTTATGAAGGGTACGAACGAAGTGTTGATGTCCACATTAAAAACCTTAGAAAAAAGATTGAAAAAGACACAAAACATCCAAAGTATATTGTAACGGTGTTTGGTATGGGCTATAAGTTTGGAGGCAAACGGGATGCTTCGTACTCTTCATAGTAGACTGTTAACTTCATTTCTTGCGCTTTCATTAGGAGGAATCTTCCTCGTTGCCATTGCGATTTTTTTCGGTGTTCAAGAAACGTTTGATGAATATTTAGCGACGAATCGTGAGGCACAAATTTCTACTCTCACTGAAGAAATAGAGAGCGATCTTCAAACAGAAGGAGCCCTAAGTGATTCGACGATCATGTTAATGCATCATTACGGTTTTGAAGACCAATTGTACTTTCAACTATATACTCTTGATGGAGAACTTTTGCTTGATTCTGCTGAAATGGGTGGAATGAGAAGCCATATGATGGGCGCGTCACAAAGGGATGTAGATCTTGAATCGGATATGTTCGACGAAAAGTCATACCCATTAATCGTTAATGGTGAAGAGGTTGCCACGATCATTGCGTATTACCCTGCCACATTTTTAACAGCGGATATTGAGTTTCTTACTCAGTTTAATAAGTATTTAATAGGTGCAGTGATTATTATGACAGCATTATCGTTGATCCTTAGCTTTGTTTTTTCTAAGAGGTTAACGAGAGGTTTGAAAAAAATCAGTCAAGCGACGAATGCATTAAAGCGACATCAATTAAAAACAAGAATTCCTGAAGGGCATGAAGTAAAAGAAATCGAGGAATTATCGAAAGGGTTTAATGAACTCGCAGAATCCTTAAATAAAGGGGAGCAACTGCGGAGGCAGTTCACAAGTGACCTCGCTCATGAATTAAGAACGCCGCTCGCAACATTGCGAAGTCAACTTGAGTCGATGCAAGACGGAATATTTGAACCAACAGAAGAAAGGCTTGGGCAATGTCACCAAGAACTCATGAGGCTTGTACGGCTTGTTAATGAAATGGAAAAATTACATGCAGCAGAAAACCCTCAACTACAGCTTTATATTGAGGAGTTAAATGTTGAGGATTTACTAAGTTCGTTGTATGAACGGTTTAAGCCATCGTTTGAAGCAAAAGGGATTACTTTTACGCTAGGTGAGACAACAGCAAACACTTTCTATGCAGACCAGGACCGTTTCATCCAAATCATGACCAACTTGCTTAATAATGCGTTGAAGTACACAGACGAGGGTGATGAAGTCGAATTATCAGCGTTTCATAGTGAAGAAGGAACTCAGTTTATTGTGAAAGATACGGGGCAAGGAATGACTGAAGAAGAGCTCAATCATATTTATGAACGATTCTTCCGTGGTGAAAAATCGAGAAACCGTAAAACAGGTGGGCTCGGGATCGGCCTTTCGATTGTAAAAGCACTTATTGATGCGCATAAAGGAAGTATCCAAGTTGAAAGTAACAAGGGCGTCGGAACAACGGTAACGGTCACGTTCAAGTAAAATCGTAAAGTATCACAAATATCCAGGTGTCTAATACATGGATATTTAATCCATATCGTTAAATGAAGAAGTTCATTATAAAACTTCCCATAAAACAAACAAAGATTCTCCGATGAATTCTTGCTTGTTTTATGGGATTTTTTGTTTAGCTCTTGTTATTATTGTTGTGTTTTTTTAATGATTTTCGAAACATCTTTCGTCTGATTGACGAAGTTTTTACGCGACCTTTACCACCACAATCTTCACATTTAACCTCTTGCTTAAAGAAAAACATATTTTTTTCTACAGTTCCCTTACCTTCACACGTCCAACAGATTGTCCAGAGAGCCATGTATGCACAGTCAACTCCTATTTGTCAGGTTGGATTTCTCTCATTTAATCGTAACATAGTGGCTTTTTTCTTTCTAAGAAAAAGGACTGTCGCAACCATGTTCATTCATTGCGGACAGTCCTTTATTAGGAGAGGAGTGTTAATGTTGCCCGTGTTGGTGGTTGTGCGTTGGGATTGATATGTTTGATAGTGCTTCTCCAGCTTCATTTTGATAAATGTTTTCTGTGGCTAAGTCTCCAATCGAAAGCATTCCAACGATCTGCCCATTTTCAACGACAGGCAGTCTGCGAACTTGATGTTGAGCCATGATTTCAGCAGCTTCATGCGCATCAATGTTTGCATCAGCAACTGTTAAATGATCACTCATGCACTCGGATACCGGTGCATTCCCTTGCATACCGTGTGCTGTCGCACGAAGTGTAATGTCGCGATCAGTAATAATCCCACGTACTTGGCCATTTTCAACAACAGGAATCGCACCAACATCATTTTGTTCCATTAATGCGGCAGCTTCTTGTACAGATTGCTGAGGTGATACAGAAACAACATGTTGACTCATTAAATTTCGGATAGCTTGGTTATTCAAGTTAATCTCTCCTTTCCACGTTAGTTTGATCATTAAAATATTAAACATGTATGCTTGATGAAGGGTTGTGTTCCATTAACTTCCAGGTGCCTGGCACGTGGTAAAAATATGGAATTAGATACTCTTTGGATGGGCTTTTTTATGTTAAAGGGAGCATTTCTTTTCAAGTATTGTTATACGATTATATTGAGGAGGAGGGGATAGATGGAAATGAACATTCATGCTGCGATTGATTCAATCATGCATAAATTACGTACATCCCAACAGGCGGACGGTTCTTGGCAGTTTTGTTTCGAGTCTGGCCCACTTACAGATGCTTATATGATTATTCTTCTTAGAACGCTTGAAGACCGTGATGAGCTGCTTATTCAAAAACTTGTGGAACGATTACTAGCACATCAAGATGAGGATGGGACATGGAAACTTTTCCATGATGAAAAAGAGGGGAATCTTTCTGCAACAGTGGAAGCATACTATGCCTTACTTTATTCAGGTTATGTCGATCCTCAAGCAGATAATATGATTCAAGCCAAATCATTTATCATTAAACAAGGCGGACTTCACCAAGTGCAATATATTACAAAAGCAATGCTTGCAGTTACCGGCCAAATCACATGGCCGAAAGAGCTGAGAGTCCCGATTGAAATGATTTTACTCCCGCCTTCATCACCAATTAGCTTTTATGACTTTGTAGGCTATGCTCGTGTTCATTTTGCTCCTATTTTAATTACCTCAAACCAACGTTACCAATTAAAAACGGAAAAAACCCCTAACTTAGATGAAATAATCACTCGTTTTTCAACGCTTAATAATGAGAATAACCAAGAGGAAAGAGTGTTTTCTTTAATAAAAAAAGAGATAGAAAAAATAAAACAGTTCCCACAACAGGTTCGCCAATCAGCATTTAAAAGGGCAGAGCAATTTATGCTCGAACGGATCGAACGAGATGGAACGCTTTATAGTTACGCACCGGCTACCTTTTTCATGATTTTTGCTTTGTTTTCTCTCGGATATAACCGAAGTCATCCAATGATTGTGCGTGCGGTTCAAGGCCTGAAACAATTCATATGCCATACAAATGGGCAATGGCATGCTCAATTTACGACATCTACCGTATGGGACACGGCACTTATTAGTCATTCATTGCAAAAAGCGGGTGTACCTGAAACAGCCCCAATGATTATAAAAGCAGGAGAATACCTATTATCGAAACAACATTATAAATTTGGTGATTGGGCACTTACTAATCCTTTTACAATGCCAGGTGGTTGGGGCTTCTCACATATTAATACAATCAATCCTGATGTCGATGACACGTCCGCATCTTTAAGAGCGATTCATCGGATCGCTGCCCGGTATGGAAATTACCAAAATAGCTTTTCTAGAGGTGCATCTTGGCTTTTAACGATGCAAAATAATGATGGCGGTTGGCCAGCTTTTGAAAGGAACCTTAATAAGCCTTTTGCTGCTCTTATTCCATTTAAAGATGCAGAACGTGTTTTTCTAGACCCTTCAACTGCAGATTTAACAGGCAGGGCGCTCGAATTTTTAGGTAATGGTGTTCATTTAAGCCGAATCTATCCGAACATACGTAAAGGGGTAAACTGGTTAATGAAGCATCAAGAAAAAAATGGTTCGTGGTACGGACGCTGGGGGATTTGTTATATATATGGAACATGGGCTGCGATTACAGGCTTGAAAGCAGTTGGAGTACATTCGAATCATTCAGCGCTAAAAAGAGGGACTGGTTGGTTACTGTCCGTTCAACATGATGATGGTGGCTGGGGGGAGTCTTGTTACAGCGATGTTTACAAAAAATATGTTCCATTAAATGCGAGTACCCCTTCTCAAACAGCCTGGGCTTTAGACGCTCTCATTTCTTTTTATGATCAACCGACTGATGAGATGAAGAGGGGGATCAATCAGTTAATAAACTTACTTGCAACAGATAGTTGGCAGCACCGTTATCCAACTGGGGCTGGCCTTCCTGGAGATTTTTATATCAACTATCATAGCTACCGATATATATGGCCACTTCTTACATTGAGTCATTATCGAAATAAATTTATGTAACTTCTTAACCGTATCACTTGAAGGGTGCTACGGTTTTTTTAGATCTTAACTATATTTTTATGTTTATAAGGTTGACAACATACCTGATAGGGTATAATATTGTATCTGTAGGAAAGATACCGCACACGGTATGTGACGATTAAAATTTGAAAGGGGAAATGATTCATGGAAAACATGGAAAACAATCCGAAAAATAATGCAACAATGATCGTATTTGACGGTGATTTAGATAAAGCCATTGCAAGTTTTATTATCGCAACAGGAGCGGCAGCAATGGGGAAACAAGTAACAATGTTCTTTACATTTTGGGGGCTGAATGTTCTTCGGAAAGATGAAGCAATCAATGTAAAAAACAAAAACTTCTTACAAAAAATGTTCGGTAAAATGATGCCAAGAGGACCGAAAAAATTAGGTCTATCTAAAATGAATTTTGGCGGTGTTGGTTCTAACTTAATGAAAAAAATGATGAAAGAACACAATGTGACAACACTTCCTGAGTTAATTGAATTAGCACAAGACTTAGATGTCAAGATGGTCGCATGTACAATGTCAATGGACGTTATGGGATTACAAAAAGAAGAACTCATTGATGGTCTTGAATTTGCAGGTGTCGCAGCATACCTTGCAGAAGCAGAAGACTCAAATATTAACTTGTTTATTTAATTCGCTTGTTTAAAACATGATCGGATTCAATAGAGGAAGGACGTTTCTCTGTTGGATTCGTGAATTTTTTACTTGCTTCTTAAAGGAGAAATGACAATGGATCTAATCATTTATGCACTGATGGCTGCTCTTTTTATCTTCTTAGTAAAGCAAATGATGCCAGCAAAAGGTGTCGGGCAAATCACAACAGACGATCTAAAGAAAAAAATAGAATCAAAGCAAGGTGCTTATTTTGTTGATGTGAGGGAAAAGCATGAATTTAAATCAGGTCACATAAGAGAGATGAAAAATATTCCGTTAAGTGAACTGGGATCTAAAATAAACACATTTCCAAAAGATAAAGAAATCGTCTTAATCTGTAGAAGCGGAAATCGTAGTATGCTTGCAGCGAAAAAACTGAAAAAAGCAGGTTATTCTAACTTGATTAATGTCCGAGGTGGCATGTCCAGTTGGGCAGGCCCAATAAAAAAATAATTGTACGGGACCAGGTCCCGTACAATTTTGTGAACTTTATTGACAAATCGAAATAACTTGTACTCGTAGGAGGGTAATAATGGAATACTCACAAGATATGAAAAACAGAATGAAGCGAATCGAAGGTCAAGTACGTGGCATTGTAAAAATGATGGAGGAAGAGAAAGATTGTAAATCCATTATTACGCAAATGTCAGCGATTCGTTCTGCAGTGGATCGTGCAACCGCATATGTCGTCGCCAAAAATTTAGAAGTTTGTTTACGAGATGATACAGAAACAGAAGCAGAGCGTGAAGAAATGATTGAAGAAGCAATCCAGATGCTTGTTAAAAGTCGATAAAGAACTATTAACTGAGAAAAGTCGCAAGTAACTGGGGAAAGTCGCAAGTAAACGGAGAAAGTCGCAAGTAAACGGAGAAAGTCGCAAGTAAACGGAGAAACTCGCAAGTAACAGTATGAAGTCGTCAAAATAGATCAAGCATATTCATCAGGTCAACAAAAAACTGATGAATAAGGAATACCCCAAGTAGCGCATCAACTACTTGGGGTATTTTTCATCGGTAGCTTCATTGAAAATGTATGGATATTGTTTGAAGAAGTAACACCGACACCACCTTGATGATGTGTAACGACAATCTCCTTTACGATAGCAAGACCTAACCCAGTCCCACCTGTTTTTCGACTGCGTGATGAGTCGATCCGGTAAAAGCGTTCGAATAGCCACTCTCTATCTTCTTCTGGAATAGGAGGGCCGGGGCTTGTTACTTGAATTTCATACATATCGCCTTCGACAAAACCACAAATTTTAATAGGGATGAGGTCATCATTTTCATAATACTGAATCGCATTTTGCAATAAATTTGTGACAGCTTGCTGTATGCCTTCTTTATTTATAAATAATTGTTTAGGCATAAGCTCAGACTCGAACGGAATCCCTTTTGTTTTCATTTTTAATTCGAATAATCCGATGCTTTCTTCTAGAACTGTACGAATATCATGTTTTTCTTTTTGTCCCATTGAATAAGAAGAAATTTCATTCCACTTACTCATTTCATGAATCTGCTCGACCATGTCAATTAACCGTTCTGACTCTTTATGAAGCGATTGATAGAGAGCAGGGTTACCGTTAATTACCCCATCTTTCATTGCTTCAAGGTAACCGTTAATGTTAGAAAGTGGTGTGCGTAATTCATGAGCCATATCCGTTAACATCTTGTTACGTGCCTCTTCGTTCTTTTCTAAACGCGTGTTCAGTTCATTAAAATGCATGGTTAATTGATCGATCTCTCGAAAAGAAGTTGTCGTAATTTGAGGAGGATACTTTCCCTCTTTTAGTGCAGTTGTTGATTTTACAAGCTCTTGCAGTGGGGTCATCATTCTTTTTGTGAAAATATAGTGAAACAACGCACCTACGACAATGATGACCGGTGTAATCCACCATAAAAAAACGGCTAATTGCTCATTAAATGCACTTTGTTTTTCTTCAGATACAGCCGGGAGCTCCTCCACAAGAAAACAAGCGGTAGTATAGATTGTATAACTACTAATGATAATGAGAAGAGCGACGATTCCAAAATTGATCGATGTCAGTTGAAAGAACATGCTTGGTGACTTGTTATTTGATTTATGGAACAAATTGATACCCCATTCCTCGTACTGTAATGATTCTTTCAGGTTTTGAAGGGGTATCTTCAATTTTTTCGCGAAGCTTTTTTATATGAGCGTCTATGGTACGATCCATGATCGTACTTTCAGCATAAGGGTGAATCTGCTCAACGAGTTGTTCGCGTGATAAAACAACATTCGGGTTTTCCATGAAGTAATAGAGCAAGTTGAACTCGTACTTTGTTAGTTTGGTTTGCTCGCCATTTAGTAGCACTTCCCCTTTACGCGGCTTAATGACAAGTCCTCGGTGACTAATTTTCTGACAAAATTGTCCACCTCTACGGAGTACGGCTTCAACTCTAGCTACTACTTCATTAGGGCTAAATGGTTTTGTAATATAGTCATCCGCCCCAATTTTCAAACCTTTGATTTTCTGCTCACTACTCGTTTTGGCAGTTAGCATAATGATCGACACTTCATTTCGTTCTTGTTCTCGAATCCATTCACAAACTTCTTCACCACTCACCTTTGGAAGCATGAGATCAAGAATAACAAGACATGGCGAGTGCATCGTAAACTGTTCTTTTGCTTCTTCGCCGTCTGCAGCCGTGATGACTTCATAATTGTCCTTCTCAAGATAAATTTTGATTAAATCTCTCATCATATCGTCGTCTTCTACAACGAGGACAAGTTGGCTCATCGTAATCACCTTCGTAAAATGATGTATATATCCTTATTTTAGTCGATATTTTCAAAACGTTGTACCATCATTTCTTTATTTAATGCACCAAAGGCAATACTTTGTACACGACCTTCTGTATCAATCATATATGATGTAGGGATTGGTTGAATTTCATAAAGGCCAGCAACTTCAATATCATGATCTAGCAGGATAGGGAAAGTTAACCCGAAATCATCACGAAAATCCTTTACTTGATCAACGCTTGGTTCCGTTTCAGTTAGGTTAACGGCAATGATTTGAATGTCGTGATTTTCATAGACTTCTTGCATATCTGGCATTTCTGCTCGGCAAGGAGGACACCATGTTGCCCAAAAGTTAATCATCACTTTTTGACCGCGAAAATCAGACAGATTCATTGTTTCCCCGTCTAACGTTTCTAATGTGAAATCGGGTGCGTAATTTCCTTCGTCTAGGCCAATATCATCTTCGTCGATGACAATCTGTTCCTTTTCCGTTTGTTCATTGTCATTGTTAGCATCTTCAAATTCGGCTTCTTCAGGTACGACTTCATCACTTCCTTGCCTTGATGAACTTTCCCAATCGATTGATTCATATAGTGTCCAACCGATCATCCCAAACAGTACTATAGATAGAATCCACTTTTTCATTCATATCCACCCTTTCTTATTTTTTACACTTTAAGACCTTATAAAATTTAGGCATCGTTGCGTTGCTTATTCGACGTAGATAAAAAGTATAAGTTCAACAAAGCCTCTGTTTTCGTCTTAAGACTTGTAAATCGGTGTGTTTCCTTTAACCGAGTCTTTCGAGCCATGTTCCTTCAATCAACCGCAAGATAAATATCGAGATTTCTGCTAGCTTTCCGGTGAACAGAAGAACGCCCATAATGATCATGATTGATCCACCAATTTTCATAATGATTTGGCTGTATTTGATGATCCACTTCGTCGAACCAATAAAAAATGTTAAAACGAAAAAAGGAAGTGCAAATCCAGTAATATATAACGCTGTGTACAAGAACCCTTGTGATGGATCGCTCGTAGCGAGCATAAGAATGGAAGCGAAGATTGGCCCGATACAAGGCGTCCAACCTGCGGCAAAACCCATGCCAACAAAAGTTGTACCGAGAAATCCTGCAGGTTTTCTCGCAAATCTGAATCGCTTTTCTTTCATCAGCCAGTTCATATTGATGACTCCTGCGACGAATAACCCCATAAATACAATGAAAATACCTGCTAACCGCTGAACTAAGTCACCAGAGGATCCGATAATGAGTCCTTGTAGCCATTGTCCGAAGAACGTTGCTCCAACGCCGAGTGCAAAGAAAATAGACGAAACCCCAAGTAAGAAAAATAAAGTATGAAGCATCAACTGCTTGCGGACTTGTTGGTTCTGATTTGCTTCAAGTTCTTTTACACTCATCCCGGTTATGTAAGAAAGATAAGCCGGAAATAACGGTAACGTACAAGGAGAAATAAATGAGATAACACCTGCAGCAAAAGCTGCCCAAATTGTAATGTTTGCTAATTCTTCCATCCAATCACCTGTTTCTTTTTAATAGCTATTTTTAATATCAAGACCACTGCTGTTGCGAGCATGAAAAATAAGTAGAAGTCGTCTGTAACATAAACACTGAAAAAATGTGATGTGACTTCAAAGGAAGTAATGGTCCACTTTCCGAAACTCCAACCGATAAAGGTCAACAATGTGTATTCCGCACGTCTTTCTAGAGGTATTTGCATTGTTTTTACAAGGAGCATGGCAGCTGTTCCAGTTATGAGCATTGTGTAAAGTGCGGTTGGATGCTCTGGAAATGGAATGGACTCTGTCGTAACAGTTGAGCCAGAGCTGCCTGTTGAAAAAGCAAAAATGAAATCAGCAACGAGAACGACAAAGAATAGGGCTGTTAATGTATCTCTCATAAATGCTTGTTTTTTGATGTGCTGAATAATGAAATAAATGAGTGCGATAAGAAGCCCCATAATCAGCTCATATTGCCCACTAGGGTAACTAAGGACAGCGAGCGGATCGCGTAAAAAGGTTGTCATATTTAATGGAATTGAGCCGAAATAAAAACCAATAATGATAAAAATAACTCCATTAGCCGTCCGATCTCTTATTATCTGGTGGCTCTTTTCTTTATAAGGAGAAAAATAACGTAAAAAGAGAAACCCAATGATTAACGAAATAGCCGTAACCAGCCAGACAACAGGAAGGATAACAGGACCGACCATCCAAACATCGTGCATGCAAATCATCCTTTCCCCAATAACAATAAAGACCCTTTATGAAAATTTCATGAAAGTTAATAAAAAAGTTCGGGGACCAGGTCTAGTACAATTTTGTGAAAAGTGTTGACAAAAAGATTAAAGGTTTCCTTATGAAGAAGTGATATGTATACAATGAGGGGCATATGATGAGCTTATTGGTAAATGAAAAAGGCGGTGGACAAACATTAGTGGAATATTGGAGGTGTCTAACATAAACTTTGAGCGTAGTTTATTTGAACAATTCTATAATCACTTGTTGGCGTTTGCTCTGCCGGTTTATTTGGAGAAAGATTATTTTCGAAAAGTTGTAGTGTTATCCAGGTTCACAGAAGACACCGTGAAAGCGAACAAGGTGAGGGAATTATAGATGTTGCACTAGTTCCCAGGAGATAGGAGTATCTACTAGTAAAAAAATTGACTGAAATTATAAGCTATAAAGGAAAATCTTTCGTAAGGTAGCCGAATAAAAAGAAGTTTTAATTGTTTTACATTCGGTAAATATCCTTATTAAATAAGTTTCATCTTCCTACAATACGTAATCAAGGAAAAATTAGTAAATTCAGTTGACAAAACTTTATATATTTTGTAATATACCCATAGGGGTAATTGCGAGAAACAAAACAACAACATTCCTATTGAAGTGTTTGTCTAGTATTAACGCATCGTTTTAAGGCCCCTCATTATAAAGGGCGTAACATTTAATCAAAAGTTCAGATCCAAGGGTAGTTGACAAAACTTTATATGTTTTGTAATAAACCCGCAGGGGTAATTTTAATAAA
The Bacillus shivajii DNA segment above includes these coding regions:
- a CDS encoding cytochrome c biogenesis CcdA family protein gives rise to the protein MEELANITIWAAFAAGVISFISPCTLPLFPAYLSYITGMSVKELEANQNQQVRKQLMLHTLFFLLGVSSIFFALGVGATFFGQWLQGLIIGSSGDLVQRLAGIFIVFMGLFVAGVINMNWLMKEKRFRFARKPAGFLGTTFVGMGFAAGWTPCIGPIFASILMLATSDPSQGFLYTALYITGFALPFFVLTFFIGSTKWIIKYSQIIMKIGGSIMIIMGVLLFTGKLAEISIFILRLIEGTWLERLG